In Drosophila innubila isolate TH190305 chromosome 2R unlocalized genomic scaffold, UK_Dinn_1.0 1_C_2R, whole genome shotgun sequence, the following are encoded in one genomic region:
- the LOC117783330 gene encoding uncharacterized protein LOC117783330 isoform X3 yields the protein MLNPLQRVRCLQSDFEPNQRRKRPVTPTTDTTDQENDKNGPTALTPTSTPNNEITRYFKPLSQNKHLVDDEVTDSPGTKLINRITNGFFTPQRVQSKQTDNSTPSAIPKEVDLNGMGDTPREKSRAQQSLSFKDKGKPAERPRSSSIGVEPAHVSRTQVRTTRRSSSVHAVELSNPKVQCEPRMTRRRSLMTMSNKEDEVPQTPPQSVEPAERRTSRRSSLQHTPRPAVQDEFQSPAQSESRIIRRRSLSRISSVEPSTPSLLKKPSFQSIAEEPVADTSMGNKTNYVQQMMEVSPSYAHIISKAKGRRTLYTSDHMDISEVNDENVNPYLGRRSSNYMLADRTSQTSRESFVTTKTSPDSSEGQTPVPIFSSTRLPGSEGSNRRRSIFNVDMDVINERINHINSTSKRRSLALVTELEIAEPRPLAPLQAVAVDAIKEQESTTPKMRRLFTPNEEVIVTPPKSSKKPRLSVSGSTSSNSTLKRRRTLATPKPTAAVGPNVQQDCEIEISNESDSVNDSTSEQPINRKRHSMKRQVVMHTLVHTNMHKEQVQVIHKAIRKLRGMRLDPTVTKNTTHLVSLEPRRTLNLLRGLMRGVWIVNYKWILDSMRAGKWLNEEKYELTSFSRAIEICRTERQAFGISYRCELFRYMETFYVSSLCRPITFNNIKELLLLGGAKLTENRYKAKFIVGDKRRAEDDRIYLTPAWVLDSITAMQVQKFSKYLMKSAIITPYGIRYEDPQEEQERHHRKSLKVCYKDPVLVINK from the exons atgttAAATCCTTTACAGCGCGTACGTTGTTTGCAGTCCGATTTCGAGCCGAACCAACGGCGCAAGCGGCCAGTTACGCCCACCACCGATACTACGGATCAGGAGAATGATAAAAATGGACCGACAGCATTAACACCAACATCCACGCCCAAT AATGAAATTACACGCTACTTTAAGCCATTGAGCCAGAATAAACATCTTGTTGATGACGAGGTCACGGATTCACCAGGgaccaaattaataaatag AATCACCAATGGATTCTTTACACCGCAAAGAGTTCAATCCAAGCAAACTGACAACAGCACACCAAGTGCCATTCCCAAGGAAGTTGATTTAAATGGCATGGGTGACACTCCAAGGGAAAAGTCAAGAGCACAACAGAGTTTAAGCTTCAAGGACAAGGGCAAACCTGCAGAAAGACCAAGGAGCAGCTCCATTGGTGTGGAGCCAGCACATGTATCCAGAACCCAGGTGCGCACCACTCGACGCAGCAGTTCAGTGCATGCAGTGGAGCTCTCCAACCCCAAAGTGCAATGTGAGCCGCGAATGACGCGACGACGCAGCTTAATGACCATGTCGAATAAAGAGGACGAAGTGCCTCAAACGCCACCGCAATCTGTGGAGCCGGCTGAACGCCGCACAAGTCGACGCAGTTCCTTGCAACACACTCCGCGACCAGCGGTTCAGGATGAGTTTCAGTCACCAGCTCAAAGTGAATCCAGGATCATACGTCGTCGTAGTTTATCACGGATTTCGAGTGTAGAGCCCAGCACACCAAGCCTGCTAAAGAAGCCTTCATTTCAATCGATTGCTGAAGAGCCAGTGGCAGATACCTCAATGGGCAACAAAACCAACTATGTGCAACAAATGATGGAAGTGAGTCCGTCCTATGCTCACATCATTTCCAAGGCAAAGGGACGCCGTACATTGTACACCAGCGATCACATGGATATAAGCGAAGTGAATGATGAGAATGTGAATCCTTATCTAGGACGCAGGAGCTCCAATTACATGCTGGCAGATAGAACGTCGCAAACATCTCGCGAGAGCTTTGTAACTACCAAAACATCGCCTGACAGCTCCGAAGGACAAACTCCGGTGCCCATTTTTAGCTCCACACGCTTGCCCGGCAGCGAAGGCTCCAATCGTCGGCGCAGCATCTTTAATGTGGACATGGATGTGATTAACGAGCGCATAAATCATATCAACAGTACTTCCAAAAGACGCTCATTGGCCTTGGTAACTGAGCTGGAGATTGCCGAACCTCGTCCCTTGGCGCCACTGCAGGCGGTGGCTGTGGATGCAATCAAGGAACAGGAATCGACTACACCGAAAATGCGACGACTTTTTACACCCAATGAGGAGGTTATTGTGACGCCACCAAAGTCCAGCAAAAAACCACGTCTTAGTGTCAGCGGTAGTACATCTTCCAACAGCACCTTAAAGCGTCGACGCACTTTGGCCACGCCaaaaccaacagcagcagttggaCCCAATGTGCAACAGGATTGTGAGATTGAGATTAGCAATGAAAGTGACTCCGTTAACGACAGCACATCGGAGCAGCCAATCAACCGAAAAAGGCATTCAATGAAGCGACAGGTTGTAATGCACACTTTAGTGCACACCAACATGCACAAGGAGCAGGTGCAGGTCATCCACAAG GCAATACGTAAGCTGCGTGGAATGCGATTGGATCCAACAGTTACCAAGAATACCACTCACCTGGTTAGCCTGGAGCCACGTCGTACTCTTAATCTGTTGCGTGGTCTAATGCGCGGTGTTTGGATTGTCAACTACAAATGGATTCTGGACTCGATGCGAGCCGGTAAATGGTTAAACGAGGAGAAATATGAATTAACTTCGTTCTCACGTGCCATTGAG ATTTGTCGCACCGAACGTCAAGCTTTTGGCATATCCTATCGCTGTGAACTATTTCGCTATATGGAAACCTTTTACGTGTCATCTCTGTGCCGACCTATAACATTCAATAACATAAaggagctgctgttgcttgggGGCGCTAAACTGACTGAGAATCGCTATAAGGCCAAGTTCATTGTTGGCGATAAGAGACGCGCTGAAGACGATCGTATATATTTGACTCCCGCTTGGGTCTTGGACAGCATAACGGCAATGCAAGTCCAGAAATTCAGTAAATATTTGATGAAAAGTGCCATAATAACGCCCTATGGCATTCGATATGAGGATCCGCAGGAGGAACAAGAGAGGCATCATCGAAAGAGCTTGAAAGTCTGCTATAAAGATCCGGTTCTGGTGATCAACAAATAA
- the LOC117783330 gene encoding uncharacterized protein LOC117783330 isoform X4, with translation MGDTPREKSRAQQSLSFKDKGKPAERPRSSSIGVEPAHVSRTQVRTTRRSSSVHAVELSNPKVQCEPRMTRRRSLMTMSNKEDEVPQTPPQSVEPAERRTSRRSSLQHTPRPAVQDEFQSPAQSESRIIRRRSLSRISSVEPSTPSLLKKPSFQSIAEEPVADTSMGNKTNYVQQMMEVSPSYAHIISKAKGRRTLYTSDHMDISEVNDENVNPYLGRRSSNYMLADRTSQTSRESFVTTKTSPDSSEGQTPVPIFSSTRLPGSEGSNRRRSIFNVDMDVINERINHINSTSKRRSLALVTELEIAEPRPLAPLQAVAVDAIKEQESTTPKMRRLFTPNEEVIVTPPKSSKKPRLSVSGSTSSNSTLKRRRTLATPKPTAAVGPNVQQDCEIEISNESDSVNDSTSEQPINRKRHSMKRQVVMHTLVHTNMHKEQVQVIHKAIRKLRGMRLDPTVTKNTTHLVSLEPRRTLNLLRGLMRGVWIVNYKWILDSMRAGKWLNEEKYELTSFSRAIEICRTERQAFGISYRCELFRYMETFYVSSLCRPITFNNIKELLLLGGAKLTENRYKAKFIVGDKRRAEDDRIYLTPAWVLDSITAMQVQKFSKYLMKSAIITPYGIRYEDPQEEQERHHRKSLKVCYKDPVLVINK, from the exons ATGGGTGACACTCCAAGGGAAAAGTCAAGAGCACAACAGAGTTTAAGCTTCAAGGACAAGGGCAAACCTGCAGAAAGACCAAGGAGCAGCTCCATTGGTGTGGAGCCAGCACATGTATCCAGAACCCAGGTGCGCACCACTCGACGCAGCAGTTCAGTGCATGCAGTGGAGCTCTCCAACCCCAAAGTGCAATGTGAGCCGCGAATGACGCGACGACGCAGCTTAATGACCATGTCGAATAAAGAGGACGAAGTGCCTCAAACGCCACCGCAATCTGTGGAGCCGGCTGAACGCCGCACAAGTCGACGCAGTTCCTTGCAACACACTCCGCGACCAGCGGTTCAGGATGAGTTTCAGTCACCAGCTCAAAGTGAATCCAGGATCATACGTCGTCGTAGTTTATCACGGATTTCGAGTGTAGAGCCCAGCACACCAAGCCTGCTAAAGAAGCCTTCATTTCAATCGATTGCTGAAGAGCCAGTGGCAGATACCTCAATGGGCAACAAAACCAACTATGTGCAACAAATGATGGAAGTGAGTCCGTCCTATGCTCACATCATTTCCAAGGCAAAGGGACGCCGTACATTGTACACCAGCGATCACATGGATATAAGCGAAGTGAATGATGAGAATGTGAATCCTTATCTAGGACGCAGGAGCTCCAATTACATGCTGGCAGATAGAACGTCGCAAACATCTCGCGAGAGCTTTGTAACTACCAAAACATCGCCTGACAGCTCCGAAGGACAAACTCCGGTGCCCATTTTTAGCTCCACACGCTTGCCCGGCAGCGAAGGCTCCAATCGTCGGCGCAGCATCTTTAATGTGGACATGGATGTGATTAACGAGCGCATAAATCATATCAACAGTACTTCCAAAAGACGCTCATTGGCCTTGGTAACTGAGCTGGAGATTGCCGAACCTCGTCCCTTGGCGCCACTGCAGGCGGTGGCTGTGGATGCAATCAAGGAACAGGAATCGACTACACCGAAAATGCGACGACTTTTTACACCCAATGAGGAGGTTATTGTGACGCCACCAAAGTCCAGCAAAAAACCACGTCTTAGTGTCAGCGGTAGTACATCTTCCAACAGCACCTTAAAGCGTCGACGCACTTTGGCCACGCCaaaaccaacagcagcagttggaCCCAATGTGCAACAGGATTGTGAGATTGAGATTAGCAATGAAAGTGACTCCGTTAACGACAGCACATCGGAGCAGCCAATCAACCGAAAAAGGCATTCAATGAAGCGACAGGTTGTAATGCACACTTTAGTGCACACCAACATGCACAAGGAGCAGGTGCAGGTCATCCACAAG GCAATACGTAAGCTGCGTGGAATGCGATTGGATCCAACAGTTACCAAGAATACCACTCACCTGGTTAGCCTGGAGCCACGTCGTACTCTTAATCTGTTGCGTGGTCTAATGCGCGGTGTTTGGATTGTCAACTACAAATGGATTCTGGACTCGATGCGAGCCGGTAAATGGTTAAACGAGGAGAAATATGAATTAACTTCGTTCTCACGTGCCATTGAG ATTTGTCGCACCGAACGTCAAGCTTTTGGCATATCCTATCGCTGTGAACTATTTCGCTATATGGAAACCTTTTACGTGTCATCTCTGTGCCGACCTATAACATTCAATAACATAAaggagctgctgttgcttgggGGCGCTAAACTGACTGAGAATCGCTATAAGGCCAAGTTCATTGTTGGCGATAAGAGACGCGCTGAAGACGATCGTATATATTTGACTCCCGCTTGGGTCTTGGACAGCATAACGGCAATGCAAGTCCAGAAATTCAGTAAATATTTGATGAAAAGTGCCATAATAACGCCCTATGGCATTCGATATGAGGATCCGCAGGAGGAACAAGAGAGGCATCATCGAAAGAGCTTGAAAGTCTGCTATAAAGATCCGGTTCTGGTGATCAACAAATAA